A single genomic interval of Sphingopyxis sp. CCNWLW2 harbors:
- a CDS encoding substrate-binding domain-containing protein yields MADVARELGVAKITVSRALSNHSTVKDSTRTLIRETAERMGYRLNVSARNLRQQRTRTIAVVIEMTPSHERLMSEPYPLLLLGGILQELSAAGQNMVLTTIDLFSEAPPSADGVILLGQGVHDDAAAVIEATGLPYVVWGAEHGPPERIVVGSDNREGGRLAAEYLLGRGRRRLLFLGDAEHGEAEDRLNGFHAGLAGSNAVLVANIPCAFTLAAGRDAVAPLLEGGKPGFDGIFASSDAIAMGAIEALQARGHDVPGAVSVVGFDDSPGAALFSPRLTSIRQDWGFGGELLAQKVLDLVAGKAVESRAMPVALIVRDS; encoded by the coding sequence ATGGCCGATGTAGCCCGCGAACTGGGCGTCGCGAAAATCACCGTTTCGCGCGCGCTGTCGAACCATTCGACGGTCAAGGACAGCACGCGCACGCTGATCCGCGAGACGGCCGAGCGCATGGGTTACCGGCTCAATGTGTCGGCGCGCAACCTGCGGCAACAGCGCACGCGGACGATCGCGGTCGTGATCGAAATGACGCCGTCGCACGAGCGCCTGATGAGCGAGCCCTATCCGTTGCTGCTGCTCGGCGGCATCCTTCAGGAACTGAGCGCGGCGGGGCAGAATATGGTGCTCACCACCATCGACCTGTTTTCGGAAGCGCCGCCCTCGGCCGACGGCGTGATCCTGTTGGGGCAGGGGGTGCATGACGACGCCGCCGCCGTGATCGAGGCGACCGGGCTGCCCTATGTCGTGTGGGGCGCCGAACATGGCCCGCCCGAACGGATCGTCGTCGGCAGCGACAATCGCGAGGGCGGGCGGCTCGCGGCCGAATATCTGCTCGGGCGCGGACGGCGACGGCTCCTGTTCCTCGGCGACGCGGAGCATGGCGAGGCTGAGGATCGCCTCAATGGTTTCCATGCTGGGCTCGCGGGTTCGAACGCGGTGCTGGTCGCCAATATTCCCTGCGCCTTCACCCTCGCCGCGGGCCGCGACGCGGTCGCGCCGCTGCTCGAAGGCGGCAAGCCCGGCTTCGACGGCATTTTTGCGAGCAGCGATGCGATTGCGATGGGCGCCATCGAGGCGCTGCAGGCGCGCGGACATGATGTGCCCGGTGCCGTGTCGGTGGTCGGTTTCGACGATTCGCCCGGCGCCGCGCTTTTTTCGCCCCGCCTGACGAGCATTCGGCAGGATTGGGGCTTCGGTGGCGAGTTGCTCGCGCAAAAGGTGCTCGACCTCGTCGCCGGAAAAGCGGTCGAATCGCGCGCGATGCCGGTCGCACTGATCGTCCGCGACAGCTAG